From the Planctomycetota bacterium genome, the window ACGCCACCACTACAGCACCCGCGGCGTGCATCCACGCGTTGCCGTCCGTGTGGTCGAAGTGCCAGTGCGTATTGACCAGATACCTGATTGGGTGTCCATCGATCGCGGCGAGTGCTTCCTCGACCTGGCGCCGTGCGGTGGAGATGCCTGAGTCGACGAGCACCTTTCCGTCCGGACCGCTTACGACGGCGATGTTGCCGCCCGCGCCGGCAAGCACACTGACCCCGCCGCGAAGTGACTGCGTGTGCACCCTGGCCGTCGAGGCCTGCTTGCGCATCCGCGCAACGATGCCGTCGTCGGGCTCGTGCCTCGCTCGAGCGAACGAACGAGACGACATCGCGATCGCGGAGCCGGCAGCGGCGAGGCCGGTCGCGACGACAAATGCTCTTCGTGACATGGGATGCTGTGTGCTCATGGCAGACCTCGTGTGCGGTGTTCGTGCAGGGAGCCGGTGTGTGGCGGTGTCGCGCGTCTCGTCAGCGTGACGTCGCGGATGGGGTGGGCACATCAAATCGGATCACTGCGCGATCCATAACCTGGTGATTCGTGTCAACGAGCTCGATGAGAACCTTGTGAGGACCCGGAGGCAAGCCGGTGATGCTCAGGGGCTCGCCACCGGCATCCAGCCAACGCCAGGGCAGGTCATCCACCGTGATGTGCAGGTGCCCAAGACGGGGAGAGACGTCCAGCGCCGCAGGCCCGTACACGGGCGCGATTCTGGCGTGCGAGACCCGGTACCTGATCACCACGTATCCACGCCGAAGGGGCTCGGTCAGCGGAGCATCGACCGTGATGCGGGCGGGGGGCTCAGACAGGAGTGGAACAACCGGTGCTGCGTCAAAGTCCGGGGCGCCGGCAGCGGCCCCCGCTGGGATGTTGACTCCCGTCAGCGAGACCGCGGCTTCCGTGATCACGTGCACGACCGCGTCGGGGTGAGAGATCATCACCACATGGGACGCTCCATCGACCTGCACCGCTCGCTTTGCGGAGGCGCGAGCGGCCATGAACTTCTGAGCAGCCGCTGGAATGTTCTTGTCTGCAGACCCAAAGATGAACCATGAGGGGAGTGCCCTCCATGCCGGCTCTCCGGATGGTTCATTGAGCGCGGCCTCGGTCACAGGGCGTTGTGTCGCCGCCATCCTCGCGGCCTGCGTCGCAGGGATGTCGGCGGCAAACTGCGCCGCGAAGGCACCTTGGCGGATGTAGAGATCTCTCGTGCCGTCGGGCAGGATGGTCGGTGGAGACAGCGCGGGGCCGAGCGTGCCCCCCGCGAATCGACCAGCAAGGCCCGCACAAGTCTCTCCCGTGTCAGGGGCGAAGCCGGCGACGAACACGAGCGCCCTGACGTTGACATTGCCGTCGGCCGCGTTCGAAATGACCGCCCCGCCGTAGGAGTGACCCACGAGCACGATCGGTCCCTCGATCGTTGAGAGGGCTCCCGCGACGTGTGCGGCGTCTGATCTGAGGCCCCGCAGAGGAGTCGCGGCGGCGACCACCGGATATCCCGCGTCGAGCAGCGGAGTGATCACCGCGTCCCAACTGGAGGAGTCGGCAAAGGCCCCATGGACAAGCACGATGGTGGGCTTCTGCATCGCGTGTTCCTCTGCGAGCGCAGTCGCGAGCGGGACGGTGGAGATGGCAGCCGCAAGCCGCATCACACGACTCAGCGAGCGACGGATGAACCAAGGGGCTGCGGGTATCTGGAGGCGGGTGAGGGTCTTCACGCGAGGTCCTTTGTGGGCACAGCACAACCAACCGCACAGGCGACGGTGTCGCCGTGAGCGGCATGAACGGTCCATCCGACTGCTTCAAGCCACGAGCGTCTTCACAGAGTCGTCATGGTCTCCGACACCTGCAGCTTCCTTCACGGGTGCACTCGCGTGCATCCCGGCATACATCTAGGCGTGGGTGCCAGACAGGCAGGTTGAGATGCCAGCTCACGGTCGGCTCGGGTCGGGCGGCCCGACGGCCGCTTTGGCGCGGGTCCAGAACGCGGACCATCGAGCGCGCTCTGGCTCGGGCATCGTCCCGGTCAGATCCGCCTCGCGCACAGATCGGAGTTCCGGCGCGGACTCCCAACCACGGATCACTCTGCGCGCCGCATCCTTGCTCCTCGAGTCACTCCCGCCGATCTCCTCCAGAGTACGAAGGCGACCCGAGAGCAGCGCGAGTGCCAGGTCACGCCAAGCCGTCCGGTCGGCCTCGGAGAAGTGCGGAGCATCCGTTCCAGCGCCGGACGCGGCCAGCACAAGCGCTCGTGCCGCGGGATCTACCCACTGCTCGGGCGCAGGAGTCCGGCTCGGCAGGACCTCTGACCACAGCTGGGCACACCGCGCGAACCGCTCCGACGAATGGCAGGCGCCCAGCAGAGCACGGCGCGAGTGGTCGTCGACGGGCACGGAATCGCCGCGAACGAGAGCGACGAGGTCTGGAAGCACGAGAATCTCCGCTTCTCGACGAAGAATGTGGTAGATCCACGCTTCGCGGTTGTTCGCCGCGGACATGGTCCAGTCGAAGCCGACCACCGCGTCCGCGAGGTGCTGGCGCGCGATGGCGTGCTCTCCCATCTTCGCTCGGCACATGGCCGCCACGAGCCCGGGCGCTGGCCCCAGCACTCCCGCCGACTCGCCCTCGACGATCGTCGCGGCGGCGGCGAAGTTTCCCGCACGGTAATCCGCGAGCGCTCGCGCGAAGCGAAAGTAGGGGAATGCCCAAGAGTCTCTCGTCGCGGGCGCGGCGAGGGCGCGGTCGATCAGCGCGGCCGCACGGGTCAACTGTTCGGGATGGGCCGCGGGAGCGAGCACGCACGCCCGTCCGATCCGCTCGCACTCGTTGGGGTCTGTCGCGTCTCCGAAGCGCTCCAGCAGTTCCCGGCAGGCGACCTCGTACGACGCTGTGTCTTCGTTGAAGAGACACAACTCCGCGTAGCCGTCCCAGTGCGTGAGTGTGTTCGGCGTGCGCTGGAGTTCGCTCCGCCACATCGAGGCCGCCAGGTGGTGCCGACCGCACTTGAGGAGATACGCACGGGTGCCCCACGCATCACTCCACTCGCCTGGGCTCAGCTCCAGGGACCGCAAGTAACTGTCGGCGGCCTGCTCGTGCATTCCCAGATTCGCGTAGGTCCAGGCAAGCTCCCGTCGCAGTAGGGCATCCGTCTCGTCGTGCGGCAGCGCGGCGAGATAGCACTTGAGAGCGTCCTCGTGACGCCCGGCGTTTGCAAAGGTCAGCCCCATGCTCTTCAGCGGGTCGATCGCACCGGGGTCACATTCCAGGGCCGCTCGGAAGCACCCGATGGCTTCGTCGTGAAGCCCCAGCGTGCCGAGTGCACGTCCGAGGTTGTAGTGCGCCGCCATCGTGTCTGGTCGGAGCGCGAGGGCGGCCCGGTAGTACCCGACCGCTTCGGCGTGACGACCGTGCCGCTTGAGCGAGTTGGCCATCGAAGACGCCAGCCAGAAGTCGTCCGGATGAGCGGCTTGTGCGCGAAACAGAAACGGAAGGCTGTCGACCCCGGACGCGTTCATCGCCTCTGCGAACGCGTACAGGAAGGTGACCGGCTGCTCGCGCACCGGCGCCGTGCCGGCGACGGCCAGCAGCGAGTCTCCCTCTCCGGAGAGCATCGCCTCCCGAGCCGAACACCGCCATCCGTGCGGATCGACCGCGCGGTCCGCGAGGCCGACGACCGCACCGAGCCACGACCGCTCGCGGGGGTCGCTGGACGCAAGCCGCCAATCGTCGAGCGCGCCGATCAGCACCGGCGCAATCTCGGACCCCACGATTCGCGCCGCGACTGAGTCCGGTTCATCGCTGATCGTCCCGAGGCCGGAGGACTGGAACGCGTGGGCGTACTCCCCGGTGGCTCGTCGATCGTTCAACGTGCCGTCCTCCGAACCAGCGCGCAGCAGCCGGACGGCGTCGAGACGATCCACGAGCATCAGTTCGGATTGCGAGCGGTTGATCCGATCTTGCAGGTCCGACGGACCGTGTGACCCGATTCGAATGGCCGCTCGATCAAGCGAAGAACGGGCCTCGTCCCATTCGCCTCGGCGCTGATGCTGAACCGTGGCGCTGAGGTCCGCTTCAACTTCCGCGATGCGCGCTGCTCGCGCCGAAAGCGCCCACAGCAGCGTGCCCCCCGCGGCCAACGCCCCAACGACTCCCAACGAGAGCATCGTCGCCTTTGCGGGCGATCTCCGCGCCCACTTCGCGGTCCGCTCCGCCAGTCCCGTAGGCCGCGCAGAAATGGGCCTTCCCGAGAGGTAGCGCCGCAGATCGTCCGCCAGGGCCTGCGCCGACGCGTAGCGCGCCGCGGGGCTCTTGTGCAGGCACTTCAGGCTGATCACGTCCAGATCCGCGGGCACGAGGCCGTTGAGGCGTCGCGCGGGCGTGGGATCGTCGTAGAGCAGTTGTCGCTCCGTGTCTCCCGGGGAATCGCCAAGGAACGGCGGGCGGCCCGTCAGCATCTCGTACAGCACGGCGCCGAGCGAGTAGATGTCGGTCGGAGGCCCCACCGTGCCTTCACGACCGATCGACTGCTCCGGCGACATGTAGCTCGGTGTGCCGAGACGAGCCCCGCGCAGTGTGAGATCGGGACCTCGCTCGTACCACCGCGCCAGCCCGAAATCGCTGATCTTGGGCGTGCCGTCTGACGTGAGCAGAATGTTCGCCGGCTTGAGGTCCCTGTGGATGATGCCGCCGATGTGCGCGACCTGAACTGCCTCGGCGAGCGTGGCAACAAGGTGTGCGGCCCGGCTCGCGGCCGGGAGGGCGTGCGAGAGCGCTTGCGAAAGGCTCCCGCCGTCCACGTACTCCATCGTGAAGTAGGGGCGGCCGTCAAGATCTCCGGTGTCGTACACCTGCACGATGTGCGGATGACGCAGCCCCGCCAGAGCCTGCGCCTCCCTGAGAAACCGTGACTGCTCCGCCGGCGAGGCGAACCCGCCGGACAGCAGCATCTTGACCGCGACGACACGGTCGAGCTTCTGATGCCGCGCCATGTACACCACGCCCATGCCGCCGCGCCCGAGTTCGCGCAGAACGCTGTAGCCGGGGATGCAGGGCAGAGCCGCGCCGGGCAGAGTGTCAGACGTCCCCGCTTCCGATGGAGTGGGAGCATGGGTCGGGAACAACCCCGCCACTTCCGCTTCGACAGCCCTCAACTGACGCAGGCTGTCGACCACGGCCGGGAGTAGCTCGCGGCATCCGTGGCAGACCTCCTCGGGAGCCCGTCCGGAGGCCACGATCTCCTCAAGCAGTTGGTCCACTCGCGGATCTCTGCCCATGAGTGCCTCGTTCCTCGCACCGGGACTCGTTGCAAGAGTCAATCACAGCGGCGTGTCGTCAGACGCTCTGTTCTCACGCTGATCCATATCGCCCCCGCGATCGTGTCCTCGGGGCGCAAGATCCTGGAGCGACGAGGTAAGCAGCACGAGTGCCCGACTCAATCGTCGATGGACTGTCCGATCGGTCGTTCCGATGATCTCTGCGGCTTCGCTGTGCGTCATCCCCTGAAGCCGCACAAGCTCGAATGCCTCGCGTTCGTCCGGAGGCAAGCGGTCGATCGCCTCGAAGATCCGTCGGGCATTCGGGCTCAGTCCCGACGCGCTGCGCTGAGGTGCCGGTACTCGGGATTCGCGGACCTCGAACGCTCGAGGACGATCATCCAGGCTTCGGGCAAGGCTGTTGAGCTCCCAACGAATATGCTGATTGGCGAGGCCGAAGAACTGGCGCACCGTCGGCGGGCGCGCCTCTCGCATCGCTTTGATCAGCCTCTCCACCAGCGCGCCCAGCAGTTCCTCCGCTTGAAGGTCCGTGGGGGGGCGTGTCAGGCGCTGATAGTCTCGAAACAGCATAGAACCGCAGAGCATCTGCAGCCGCCCCACAGATTGAGAAAGGAGCTCGCGAACGATCGGTTCTGCGGGGGAGGCGCCGTTCAGTGCGTTCAGATACTGCTGAACCAGGATCGTGGTGCGATGATCGGCGCTCATGGACAGAGGATATCGCATCTCCACTCCGCCGGCCCTCCGGGTCCAATCCCTCGCATCAGAATCATCCGAAATCATGATGCCTGCACGCGGCGACGTCGCTTGGAGGGCGGAGATCGGGCTCGCATGGCCTACGTGTGGCCTGTGAGCGCGGAAGGTCGTTTCAAGATTGGAGCATCGCAATGCGTATTCGAGCTGGCGTTTCGCCCATCCGTCCTTCTCGTTCGACCCGCGCCGCGTGTGTGGCGGCCGCGGCCGGATTGCTGGCGGCAGCGACGGGCACATCGGCCCAGTCCATCACGAGCATCGGCGTGCCGCCGGGAGGTTCCTGGTCGTTCGCGAGCGCTGTGAGCGGCAATGGCTCGACGGTCTCGGCGAATGTTGACTTCGCGAGTGCCCATCGCTGGACAGGGTCGGGGCTTGCCGACA encodes:
- a CDS encoding DUF6130 family protein; translated protein: MHVITEAAVSLTGVNIPAGAAAGAPDFDAAPVVPLLSEPPARITVDAPLTEPLRRGYVVIRYRVSHARIAPVYGPAALDVSPRLGHLHITVDDLPWRWLDAGGEPLSITGLPPGPHKVLIELVDTNHQVMDRAVIRFDVPTPSATSR
- a CDS encoding serine/threonine-protein kinase; translated protein: MVDSLRQLRAVEAEVAGLFPTHAPTPSEAGTSDTLPGAALPCIPGYSVLRELGRGGMGVVYMARHQKLDRVVAVKMLLSGGFASPAEQSRFLREAQALAGLRHPHIVQVYDTGDLDGRPYFTMEYVDGGSLSQALSHALPAASRAAHLVATLAEAVQVAHIGGIIHRDLKPANILLTSDGTPKISDFGLARWYERGPDLTLRGARLGTPSYMSPEQSIGREGTVGPPTDIYSLGAVLYEMLTGRPPFLGDSPGDTERQLLYDDPTPARRLNGLVPADLDVISLKCLHKSPAARYASAQALADDLRRYLSGRPISARPTGLAERTAKWARRSPAKATMLSLGVVGALAAGGTLLWALSARAARIAEVEADLSATVQHQRRGEWDEARSSLDRAAIRIGSHGPSDLQDRINRSQSELMLVDRLDAVRLLRAGSEDGTLNDRRATGEYAHAFQSSGLGTISDEPDSVAARIVGSEIAPVLIGALDDWRLASSDPRERSWLGAVVGLADRAVDPHGWRCSAREAMLSGEGDSLLAVAGTAPVREQPVTFLYAFAEAMNASGVDSLPFLFRAQAAHPDDFWLASSMANSLKRHGRHAEAVGYYRAALALRPDTMAAHYNLGRALGTLGLHDEAIGCFRAALECDPGAIDPLKSMGLTFANAGRHEDALKCYLAALPHDETDALLRRELAWTYANLGMHEQAADSYLRSLELSPGEWSDAWGTRAYLLKCGRHHLAASMWRSELQRTPNTLTHWDGYAELCLFNEDTASYEVACRELLERFGDATDPNECERIGRACVLAPAAHPEQLTRAAALIDRALAAPATRDSWAFPYFRFARALADYRAGNFAAAATIVEGESAGVLGPAPGLVAAMCRAKMGEHAIARQHLADAVVGFDWTMSAANNREAWIYHILRREAEILVLPDLVALVRGDSVPVDDHSRRALLGACHSSERFARCAQLWSEVLPSRTPAPEQWVDPAARALVLAASGAGTDAPHFSEADRTAWRDLALALLSGRLRTLEEIGGSDSRSKDAARRVIRGWESAPELRSVREADLTGTMPEPERARWSAFWTRAKAAVGPPDPSRP
- a CDS encoding sigma-70 family RNA polymerase sigma factor; this translates as MSADHRTTILVQQYLNALNGASPAEPIVRELLSQSVGRLQMLCGSMLFRDYQRLTRPPTDLQAEELLGALVERLIKAMREARPPTVRQFFGLANQHIRWELNSLARSLDDRPRAFEVRESRVPAPQRSASGLSPNARRIFEAIDRLPPDEREAFELVRLQGMTHSEAAEIIGTTDRTVHRRLSRALVLLTSSLQDLAPRGHDRGGDMDQRENRASDDTPL